The proteins below are encoded in one region of Streptomyces sp. Tu 3180:
- a CDS encoding ATP-binding protein, with protein sequence MQHTGGEVQQGPALAGDGLAAQRVLLTLAVRNYDDDYEAEAFAEGIDRQLSVVREWWSTPGPLQAFRQVAPPELQTRDDVEDFLRAHQVREMRGQALVLFVTGHGIKGKSDTHFLRLPASVESRPLATAVRTSDIVLAALDSHVKNVLVIVNACFAGNMHAEIAALYKEIPPSRREGRNLDVLTTCSHDSKIRVLQFPKLLEEALQRLRRTAGITTPHLSVPDFMAEYARGLRDEEKRKFKLRYALDGGDSEPTPCLPNPGYVHLPEMLGTAQQGGVLAQGYWLDRATGRPREYDTGWYFRGRTELNRAVASFLSPAVPRGVMLITGCAGSGKSAVLARAVTLSDPLFRDDPMYKAAQDSASADTFPPEGAVTAAVHVRHLNAAQVAASLLHSLALPLEPVPAAGDQVDVWSRQLLEHVRTCDQTVTIVLDGLDEAYEQARIIGDILTPLADFCLPRVPGQRQDEHAETAVPAVRLLIGVRSSRPSQSSTSAPSSEDPGLLRALLQLFPTAHVERTDNESSKNDIAEYVEALIGDGVDDSTVAEVVPLVAKMVWPSFIDARLAGDQLRSTDDPLTLARSENWQRMLKRGIRGLLQRDLALVGGDGLPPDVALALLKASAFAKGQGVPWAEVWPAIAGVFLAPKSLNGDEWDAMIGKLLNGRLSGYLAHAVEDDRRVYRPAHEELVEVLLDPDARLLDNGGRDA encoded by the coding sequence ATGCAGCACACGGGGGGTGAGGTTCAGCAGGGTCCCGCGTTAGCCGGGGACGGACTGGCGGCGCAGCGGGTACTGCTGACGCTGGCGGTACGCAACTACGACGATGACTACGAGGCGGAGGCTTTCGCCGAGGGGATCGACCGGCAGTTGTCGGTGGTGCGGGAGTGGTGGAGCACTCCGGGGCCGCTGCAGGCGTTCCGGCAGGTGGCACCTCCGGAGTTGCAGACGCGTGACGACGTTGAGGACTTCCTGAGGGCCCACCAGGTCAGGGAGATGCGCGGCCAGGCGCTGGTGCTGTTCGTGACCGGGCACGGCATCAAGGGCAAGTCGGATACGCATTTTCTGCGGCTTCCCGCCTCGGTGGAGTCCCGGCCTCTGGCCACAGCGGTACGCACCTCTGACATTGTGCTCGCGGCGCTGGACTCGCACGTCAAGAACGTGCTCGTGATCGTCAACGCGTGCTTCGCGGGCAATATGCATGCTGAGATCGCAGCGCTGTACAAGGAGATACCGCCCAGCCGCCGTGAAGGGCGCAACCTCGACGTCCTGACCACATGCAGCCACGACAGCAAGATCAGGGTGCTGCAGTTCCCGAAACTGCTGGAGGAGGCGCTGCAGCGCCTGCGGCGGACCGCCGGGATCACGACCCCGCATCTGAGCGTTCCGGACTTCATGGCCGAGTACGCCCGCGGTTTGCGAGACGAAGAAAAACGCAAGTTCAAGCTGCGGTATGCCCTGGACGGTGGTGATTCCGAGCCGACCCCATGTCTGCCCAATCCCGGCTACGTGCATCTGCCGGAGATGCTCGGCACGGCGCAGCAGGGCGGAGTTCTGGCACAAGGGTACTGGCTGGACCGGGCTACGGGCCGGCCTCGGGAGTACGACACCGGCTGGTACTTCCGCGGGCGTACTGAGCTGAACCGCGCCGTTGCATCGTTCCTCAGCCCTGCTGTTCCCCGGGGGGTCATGCTGATCACGGGATGTGCGGGCAGCGGCAAGTCAGCCGTTCTCGCCCGTGCGGTGACGTTGAGCGATCCCCTGTTCCGCGACGACCCGATGTACAAGGCAGCCCAGGACTCCGCGTCCGCGGACACGTTTCCGCCGGAAGGCGCCGTGACCGCTGCCGTCCATGTCCGGCATTTGAACGCAGCCCAGGTAGCTGCCAGTTTGCTGCACTCTTTGGCGTTGCCCCTCGAGCCGGTACCGGCAGCGGGCGATCAGGTCGACGTCTGGTCCCGCCAGCTGCTGGAGCATGTCCGCACGTGCGATCAGACTGTGACGATCGTTCTTGACGGGCTGGACGAGGCGTACGAGCAGGCGCGGATCATCGGTGACATTCTGACGCCGCTGGCTGATTTCTGCCTTCCGCGTGTGCCGGGGCAACGCCAGGACGAGCACGCAGAGACTGCGGTGCCTGCGGTGCGCTTACTGATCGGAGTGCGCTCCAGCCGGCCGAGCCAGAGCAGCACCAGTGCTCCATCTAGCGAAGACCCGGGCCTGCTGAGGGCCTTGCTGCAGTTGTTTCCAACAGCTCATGTGGAGCGCACCGACAACGAGAGCAGCAAGAACGACATCGCCGAGTACGTGGAAGCACTGATCGGTGATGGGGTGGATGACAGCACCGTGGCGGAGGTGGTGCCGCTGGTGGCCAAGATGGTGTGGCCGTCTTTCATCGATGCCCGGCTGGCGGGGGACCAGCTGCGCAGTACTGATGATCCGCTGACGCTTGCTCGCAGTGAGAATTGGCAGCGGATGCTGAAGCGGGGCATTCGGGGCCTGCTGCAACGCGATCTTGCACTTGTGGGCGGGGATGGTCTTCCTCCGGACGTTGCCCTGGCTTTACTGAAGGCCTCGGCTTTCGCCAAGGGACAGGGTGTGCCGTGGGCGGAGGTCTGGCCGGCCATCGCGGGGGTCTTCCTCGCTCCGAAGAGCCTGAACGGTGATGAATGGGATGCGATGATCGGGAAGCTGCTCAATGGCCGGCTGAGCGGTTACCTGGCCCATGCGGTGGAGGACGATCGGCGGGTGTACCGGCCCGCTCATGAGGAACTGGTCGAGGTGCTGCTCGATCCGGATGCGCGGCTGCTGGACAACGGGGGCCGGGATGCATGA
- a CDS encoding WD40 repeat domain-containing protein, whose product MHEAADSRNAEIHRKIAAALADLVPSDPAIPPHPYLRRHLAEHAAEGHVLDDDHVPPALLAWETSSGVRQLLAAHEEGLERREWLQAWAGLEPFAQQAGPLSRLSSMRLAQYSTSLLPSQSGPTPSSAASQTLQASPVTPLWSDCVAPVPAWTTTGKDVTAMATVVNAGGQTAAVAVGDGGGSLRILRRDGSLAHAPITVHTGAVSHLLAAGGDLVVTAGMDGCVAVVDALHGRLVQKVVTCRPQTWVSSLTSYRPPGHLPLVLAAFSDGHIAAFDIGRLQIHPVPLPELQDSSAIICGITRADKHPCLLFTGRDTVHCFDGHNQFVHSRHPARIRALLALPQPGQYAVADEDGNVSVHDLTDTTGSAAPLAVAAHAAPVTALLVTFLDRQPALASAAGDGTVRLWRLPGLEPVDGELPAHAAPVTAMTRLTGDTEDRLLTGGADRLVRRWTVARPTFGRPPQARNHVTASALSPSPPHLLAVARAARVVVWNLTSNTQRTLLEGQKVTALAWPRVQGRLLLAAALSDNKIVCVDPDTGKQAGPDMTGHLLPARALVALSTKQGELLVSGSGDGQVRIWKPQTGQLLRKFGDHQFSVRCLATHRNLAQTLVASGGGDGNVRVWDADRLEQHGQTIKCDQDVINDLAFVKESDRLLVASAGQDGTLKLWDVSTAEKAHELTLEDGELSAVTALPLPQERTAVAAAGTTGIHVWDVTTGRRLLSIVTGSPIRSLKTVQDPDRDASSILLASGEAGTMAFHLDREQLW is encoded by the coding sequence ATGCATGAAGCCGCTGACAGCAGGAACGCCGAGATTCACAGGAAAATCGCAGCTGCCCTGGCAGATCTGGTCCCCAGCGATCCGGCCATTCCCCCGCACCCGTACCTGCGCCGGCACCTTGCTGAACATGCCGCAGAAGGCCACGTCCTGGACGACGACCATGTACCGCCCGCTCTGCTCGCCTGGGAGACCAGTTCAGGGGTGCGGCAACTGCTGGCGGCTCATGAAGAGGGACTCGAACGCCGAGAGTGGCTGCAGGCGTGGGCCGGGCTGGAGCCGTTCGCACAGCAGGCGGGACCCCTGTCGCGGCTGTCCAGCATGCGTCTGGCCCAGTACTCGACCTCACTGCTGCCGTCCCAGTCCGGGCCGACACCATCCTCAGCGGCGTCGCAAACACTTCAGGCCTCACCGGTAACCCCGCTATGGAGCGATTGCGTCGCTCCGGTCCCCGCCTGGACCACTACGGGGAAAGATGTGACGGCCATGGCCACCGTCGTGAACGCCGGCGGTCAGACAGCTGCCGTGGCCGTGGGTGACGGAGGCGGTTCACTGCGCATTCTGCGCCGCGACGGCAGCCTGGCTCATGCCCCGATCACAGTCCACACCGGCGCGGTCAGCCATCTGCTCGCTGCCGGGGGAGACCTTGTGGTCACCGCGGGCATGGACGGATGTGTCGCAGTCGTGGACGCACTCCACGGCAGACTCGTCCAGAAAGTCGTCACCTGCCGGCCGCAGACCTGGGTCAGCTCCCTGACCTCCTACCGGCCCCCGGGACACCTCCCCCTGGTCCTGGCAGCGTTCAGCGACGGCCACATCGCGGCCTTCGACATAGGACGCCTCCAGATCCACCCAGTGCCCCTTCCAGAACTACAGGATTCATCAGCGATCATCTGCGGCATCACACGCGCCGACAAACACCCGTGCCTGCTCTTCACCGGACGTGACACCGTCCACTGCTTCGACGGCCACAACCAGTTTGTGCACTCCCGGCACCCGGCACGGATCCGCGCACTGCTGGCCCTGCCGCAGCCAGGCCAGTACGCCGTAGCAGACGAGGACGGAAACGTATCCGTCCACGACCTCACCGACACCACAGGCAGCGCCGCCCCCCTTGCGGTTGCTGCCCACGCCGCTCCTGTCACCGCGCTGCTCGTCACCTTTCTCGACCGCCAGCCGGCTCTCGCCTCGGCGGCCGGTGACGGGACGGTCCGGCTGTGGCGGCTGCCGGGTCTGGAACCTGTCGACGGCGAACTGCCGGCGCACGCCGCACCCGTCACCGCCATGACTCGCCTCACCGGCGACACCGAGGACCGTCTTCTGACGGGAGGAGCCGACCGCCTGGTACGCCGCTGGACGGTAGCCCGGCCCACTTTCGGCCGACCTCCGCAAGCACGGAACCATGTCACCGCCAGCGCCCTGTCCCCTTCACCTCCTCACCTGCTCGCCGTGGCCAGAGCAGCGCGTGTGGTCGTATGGAACCTGACCTCCAATACACAGCGCACGCTGCTGGAAGGACAGAAGGTAACGGCGCTCGCCTGGCCCAGAGTGCAGGGCCGGCTCCTTCTGGCCGCGGCACTGAGCGACAACAAAATCGTCTGCGTCGACCCCGACACCGGGAAGCAGGCCGGACCGGACATGACCGGCCACTTGCTGCCCGCCCGGGCACTGGTGGCGTTATCCACCAAGCAGGGAGAACTGCTGGTCAGCGGTAGCGGTGATGGACAGGTCCGCATATGGAAGCCGCAGACGGGACAGCTGCTCAGAAAGTTCGGCGATCACCAGTTCAGTGTGCGCTGCCTTGCCACCCACCGAAACCTCGCCCAGACGCTCGTCGCCTCAGGCGGGGGTGACGGCAACGTGCGGGTCTGGGATGCGGACAGGCTCGAGCAACACGGGCAGACAATCAAGTGCGATCAGGACGTCATCAACGACCTCGCCTTCGTGAAAGAGAGCGACAGACTCCTCGTTGCCAGTGCCGGGCAAGACGGCACACTGAAGCTGTGGGACGTCAGCACCGCAGAGAAGGCGCACGAGCTGACTCTCGAGGACGGTGAACTCAGCGCGGTCACCGCATTGCCTCTGCCCCAGGAGCGGACCGCAGTCGCGGCAGCTGGCACGACCGGAATCCACGTATGGGACGTCACCACCGGCCGACGCCTGCTGAGCATCGTGACGGGATCACCCATCCGCAGTCTGAAGACCGTGCAGGACCCGGACCGCGACGCTTCATCGATCCTGCTGGCTTCCGGTGAAGCAGGAACCATGGCTTTCCATCTGGACCGGGAACAACTGTGGTGA
- a CDS encoding PIN domain-containing protein yields MNLTAVLDHTALAALYRADPFFTGLYIEASRGTGRVIIPSLSLLAAERQIAGAGEHAASLRFAENIPFTAAHAVDAMEWKNVDWPVAHAAAIAWHAIKAGEPLTVLSLEPELYTGTGITPLNPT; encoded by the coding sequence GTGAACCTGACGGCTGTCCTGGACCACACCGCTCTGGCCGCCCTGTACCGGGCCGATCCCTTCTTCACCGGCCTCTACATTGAGGCCTCACGTGGCACCGGCCGAGTCATCATTCCATCCCTGTCCCTCCTTGCCGCCGAGCGGCAGATCGCCGGGGCAGGCGAGCATGCGGCATCCTTGCGCTTCGCCGAGAACATCCCGTTCACTGCTGCGCACGCCGTAGACGCGATGGAATGGAAAAACGTGGACTGGCCGGTGGCCCACGCGGCCGCGATCGCCTGGCACGCGATCAAGGCTGGGGAGCCCCTCACGGTTCTGTCGCTGGAACCCGAGTTGTACACGGGTACCGGCATCACTCCGCTGAACCCCACCTGA
- a CDS encoding BlaI/MecI/CopY family transcriptional regulator codes for MATEPEEPTTQSLQSQYATQFANHLSANREEQARLRKRLEQLEADEAWLVRALETVSAPAEGRFGTQMPEEESAQPQDSTSGPAEAAEQAESAVEASAAVPEQQQDEPAEAPVKKTTAKKTAARKSTAKKSATRKTTVRKPAAKQPPAAKKPAPEDGQPSLGELLLTVLGRHAGQPRTASEVAGDLEREHPERARDINTVRNTLERLVSKSRVERTKQKNTVLYTAVAESAPAAEDAATEVAPAAEKTGAEEAEKVPAQA; via the coding sequence GTGGCCACCGAGCCGGAAGAGCCCACCACCCAGAGCCTGCAGAGCCAGTACGCGACCCAGTTCGCCAACCACCTCAGCGCCAACCGGGAGGAACAGGCCCGTCTGCGCAAGCGCCTTGAACAGCTCGAGGCGGACGAAGCCTGGCTGGTGAGGGCATTGGAGACGGTGTCTGCCCCGGCCGAAGGCCGCTTTGGTACGCAGATGCCCGAGGAGGAGTCGGCACAGCCGCAGGACAGCACGTCCGGGCCGGCCGAAGCGGCCGAGCAGGCCGAGTCGGCTGTTGAGGCTTCCGCGGCTGTTCCCGAGCAGCAGCAGGACGAGCCGGCCGAGGCGCCCGTGAAGAAGACCACGGCCAAGAAGACGGCCGCCAGGAAGAGCACGGCCAAGAAGTCAGCGACCAGGAAGACCACGGTGCGGAAGCCTGCGGCGAAGCAGCCTCCCGCGGCGAAGAAGCCGGCGCCCGAGGACGGACAACCGTCCCTGGGCGAGCTGTTGCTGACCGTTCTTGGCAGGCACGCAGGCCAGCCGCGCACCGCGAGCGAGGTCGCCGGTGACCTGGAGCGGGAGCACCCCGAACGGGCCCGTGACATCAATACCGTGCGCAACACCCTGGAGCGGCTGGTCTCCAAGAGCCGCGTCGAGCGGACGAAGCAGAAGAACACCGTGCTCTACACCGCCGTGGCCGAGTCCGCGCCCGCCGCGGAAGACGCAGCCACAGAAGTGGCCCCGGCCGCCGAGAAGACCGGGGCCGAGGAGGCCGAGAAGGTGCCGGCGCAGGCCTGA
- a CDS encoding RES domain-containing protein, translated as MTVPPVTLKPAPDDGVWRLGWAYDPIRYNQVEPETLDGSAAGRFSLFSYGMLYCASAPAGCYAEALASFRIDPRIRELMKDADTGNTDQMALNDLASSWREERILVRLIPSPHAQFLDVETEQTRVVLADCLEDELKALGVDGPLSDQHIHGKDRRIARQIAAWAVAQRNNDGHQLIQGITYRSGYGGRQCWAILRDTELKEVERRPIRMEDIALQEVAREYGLTIR; from the coding sequence ATGACCGTTCCGCCTGTCACCTTGAAGCCCGCTCCCGACGACGGCGTGTGGCGCCTTGGCTGGGCTTATGACCCGATCAGGTACAACCAGGTAGAACCAGAGACCCTCGACGGATCCGCGGCCGGACGATTCAGTCTCTTCTCCTACGGCATGCTCTACTGCGCATCCGCGCCGGCCGGATGTTACGCCGAGGCCCTGGCTTCCTTCCGGATCGACCCCAGGATCCGCGAGCTCATGAAGGATGCCGACACCGGCAACACAGACCAGATGGCCCTGAACGACCTCGCGTCCAGTTGGCGGGAAGAGCGCATCCTGGTTCGCCTCATCCCCTCGCCCCATGCGCAGTTCCTCGACGTGGAGACCGAACAGACACGAGTCGTCCTCGCGGACTGCCTCGAGGACGAACTGAAGGCCCTGGGCGTCGACGGACCGCTGTCGGACCAGCACATCCACGGCAAGGATCGCCGTATTGCCCGGCAGATCGCCGCCTGGGCCGTTGCGCAGCGCAACAATGACGGCCACCAGCTCATCCAGGGCATCACCTACCGGTCCGGCTACGGAGGCCGCCAGTGCTGGGCGATCCTGCGGGACACCGAACTGAAGGAAGTCGAGCGGCGCCCCATCCGCATGGAGGACATTGCCCTGCAAGAAGTGGCCCGCGAGTACGGACTGACCATCAGGTGA
- a CDS encoding LysR family transcriptional regulator has translation MNLEQMRYIVVLAEELHFGRTARRLGLQQPTLSQQVRKLEDELGVSLFDRTTREVSITAAGESFVAEARRALHHVERAQLTARQTGRGDVGQLSLGFVGSAVPELIPRLLRRFRRVYPGVELQVRELPSARQVDELLAGRIDVGILHALNESEIQEGLTSQEIFRDVLVAALPRRHPLALASPLPTSKLAGEPFIMFPRRMGPSLHDRITSLTRAAGFEVQVSQEAGHMQTIIGLVAAEVGVSIVPRTMAALRQPGVEFRQLTPQPEPLPIQLVWRRGETSPVVRNFRTILTTDSSALRGRPDG, from the coding sequence ATGAATCTTGAACAGATGCGCTACATCGTGGTATTGGCGGAGGAGCTCCACTTCGGTCGCACCGCCCGGCGTCTGGGCCTCCAGCAGCCGACTCTCAGTCAACAAGTACGCAAGCTGGAGGACGAGTTAGGTGTATCCCTGTTCGACCGGACTACCCGTGAGGTCAGTATCACCGCGGCGGGCGAGAGCTTCGTCGCCGAGGCCCGCCGCGCCCTCCACCATGTCGAGCGGGCACAGCTGACCGCCAGACAGACTGGCCGCGGCGATGTGGGCCAACTGTCTCTGGGGTTCGTTGGCTCGGCCGTCCCCGAGTTGATTCCCCGGCTGCTGCGCCGCTTCCGGCGCGTCTATCCGGGCGTCGAGCTCCAGGTGCGGGAACTGCCCAGTGCCCGCCAGGTCGACGAACTGCTCGCCGGCCGCATCGATGTGGGGATCCTGCACGCCCTGAACGAAAGCGAAATCCAGGAGGGCCTGACCAGTCAGGAAATTTTCCGTGACGTCCTGGTCGCGGCGCTGCCCCGCAGGCATCCCCTGGCACTCGCTTCCCCCCTGCCGACGTCCAAGCTCGCCGGTGAGCCGTTCATCATGTTCCCCCGCCGTATGGGACCGTCCCTGCATGACCGGATAACCAGCCTGACCCGGGCCGCCGGCTTCGAGGTCCAGGTCTCGCAGGAGGCAGGTCATATGCAGACCATCATCGGGCTGGTCGCGGCCGAGGTGGGCGTATCCATCGTTCCCCGTACGATGGCGGCGCTGCGGCAACCCGGTGTCGAGTTCCGGCAGCTCACCCCCCAACCCGAGCCGCTGCCCATTCAACTTGTCTGGCGCCGAGGTGAGACGAGCCCGGTGGTGCGCAACTTCCGCACGATCCTCACTACGGACTCCTCCGCGCTCCGTGGCCGCCCCGACGGCTGA
- a CDS encoding trypsin-like serine protease, with product MRYGRTSLWAAGSALAAAMALVGTLAPGASAEQQRDGNSEKSVPILQAVGADNLRKMNEQRPLVAAASILAKAQERGHYEGYTGIGLQEDHVTLWWKGDLPEPVQRAAERARRTAPVHIVAADHSLAELKDASELLQTRLEKDPSLGHSVKIPTDGSGLVLAQDTTRAARTASVAQDHSTVDRIAGVSVKTISEEPLQERSRVNDGAPWSGGAQINFNGGACTAGFGVRDASATYLLTAEHCGRSGNRFTNPQGTYIGTSTKSSDAHDVMLIPTNSDNFMYTGGPDSDAGVRVDGWDHVFPGEYLCQSGITSARATGGPVCNMKVLFFYNDSEDLVEAEQMDGREAARSGDSGGPIYTASAAGGAIAKGTVTRSAGARLGFQDFYTATRDFGIWINR from the coding sequence ATGAGATACGGCAGAACCAGCCTGTGGGCTGCGGGTTCGGCCCTGGCCGCGGCGATGGCGCTCGTCGGCACCCTCGCCCCGGGCGCCAGCGCCGAGCAGCAGCGCGACGGTAACAGCGAGAAGAGCGTCCCGATCTTACAGGCTGTCGGCGCCGACAACCTGCGGAAGATGAACGAGCAGCGACCCCTCGTCGCCGCTGCGAGCATCCTGGCCAAGGCCCAGGAGCGGGGCCACTACGAGGGCTACACGGGCATCGGCCTTCAGGAAGACCACGTCACCCTGTGGTGGAAGGGCGACCTGCCCGAGCCCGTACAGCGGGCCGCGGAGCGGGCCCGCAGAACCGCCCCCGTGCACATCGTCGCCGCGGACCACTCGCTGGCCGAACTCAAGGACGCCTCCGAGCTGTTACAAACCCGGCTGGAGAAGGACCCCTCGCTCGGCCACAGCGTCAAGATCCCCACTGACGGCAGCGGACTGGTCCTGGCACAGGACACCACCCGCGCAGCACGCACCGCCTCCGTCGCGCAGGACCACAGCACGGTCGACCGGATCGCCGGCGTGTCCGTGAAGACGATCAGCGAGGAGCCTCTCCAGGAACGCTCGCGTGTGAACGACGGTGCGCCGTGGTCGGGCGGAGCACAGATAAACTTCAATGGCGGGGCGTGCACGGCCGGGTTCGGTGTGCGTGACGCAAGCGCGACCTACCTGCTCACCGCTGAGCACTGCGGTCGGAGCGGCAATCGGTTCACCAACCCGCAGGGCACCTACATCGGCACCTCCACCAAGTCCAGTGACGCCCACGACGTGATGCTCATCCCCACGAACTCCGACAACTTCATGTACACCGGGGGACCTGACAGCGACGCGGGCGTGCGGGTCGACGGCTGGGACCACGTCTTCCCGGGTGAGTACCTGTGCCAGTCCGGAATCACCAGCGCACGGGCCACGGGCGGCCCGGTCTGCAACATGAAGGTCCTCTTCTTCTACAACGACTCCGAAGACCTGGTGGAGGCGGAGCAGATGGACGGCCGGGAGGCGGCCCGCAGCGGTGACAGCGGCGGCCCGATCTACACCGCCTCGGCCGCCGGCGGCGCGATCGCCAAGGGCACGGTGACCCGTAGTGCGGGGGCGCGCCTGGGCTTCCAGGACTTCTACACGGCCACGCGGGACTTCGGCATCTGGATCAACAGGTAG
- a CDS encoding XRE family transcriptional regulator yields MQTQRENTAEAADRALRDTTEQPIAEIARFLQDTFSQRVAAHIAGVEDPKQVGRWARSQNTPRFDSECRLRTAYQVFTYIANCENRHIARAWMMGMNPQLEDDSPIQVIADGRFKDVMAAARSFRRGDL; encoded by the coding sequence ATGCAGACTCAGCGAGAGAACACCGCAGAAGCCGCAGACCGGGCGCTCCGTGACACCACAGAGCAGCCCATCGCCGAGATCGCGCGCTTCCTGCAGGACACCTTCAGCCAGCGAGTCGCCGCCCACATCGCAGGCGTGGAAGACCCCAAGCAAGTCGGCCGGTGGGCCAGGTCGCAGAACACCCCCCGATTCGACTCTGAATGCCGCCTGCGGACTGCGTACCAGGTGTTCACCTACATCGCCAACTGCGAGAACAGGCACATCGCCCGCGCCTGGATGATGGGCATGAACCCGCAGCTCGAGGACGACTCGCCGATCCAAGTCATCGCCGACGGACGCTTCAAGGACGTGATGGCCGCAGCCCGCTCCTTCCGCCGCGGCGACCTCTGA
- a CDS encoding PQQ-binding-like beta-propeller repeat protein, whose amino-acid sequence MTATVLAVLAVGIGPGNAASPGPAPATATTEPADATLGYRANARHDSFVAQATAAPPFTKLWSVDLGSAVSAPVAIGGRVFVVVNAVDEEQTGGPRMELVGLDAATGKRLWPQRLIADNDPKATLAYGGGLLFTQTGRGVVTAWDPATGEQRWSRSTGSGICEYPPTWYDGVLYTQDGRGTAMALRASDGAELWRAPLVDWGMSPVVVDDLGVWFGFDNYSYQLLDRSTGRELRRYDVPDLTALGGNPIVRGAGALWLRSKAADDERTVAYDQHTGVVLRSFPADATPTFGPGRVYVTYRGTVKAISTTTYTTAWSYRSPRQAATVRLVAGGHVYVQDGDGRLVVLNERTGAVVWSYRLRAEPHPQENVVAEEDWAGWVNPGIATARGRVFTPGQNGVLIAFGN is encoded by the coding sequence GTGACGGCGACGGTTCTGGCGGTCCTGGCCGTCGGCATCGGTCCGGGAAACGCGGCGTCCCCGGGACCCGCACCCGCCACGGCGACCACGGAACCGGCGGACGCCACACTGGGGTACCGCGCCAACGCCCGCCACGACAGCTTCGTCGCCCAGGCGACGGCGGCTCCGCCGTTCACGAAGCTCTGGTCGGTCGACCTCGGCTCGGCCGTCTCCGCGCCGGTAGCGATCGGGGGGCGGGTCTTCGTGGTGGTCAACGCGGTGGACGAGGAGCAGACCGGCGGCCCGCGCATGGAACTCGTGGGACTGGACGCGGCCACCGGCAAGAGACTGTGGCCCCAACGCCTGATCGCCGACAACGATCCCAAGGCCACCCTGGCCTACGGTGGCGGGCTGCTCTTCACCCAGACCGGCCGAGGCGTGGTGACAGCCTGGGACCCCGCAACGGGTGAGCAGCGGTGGTCCCGCAGCACCGGCTCCGGCATCTGTGAGTATCCGCCCACCTGGTACGACGGCGTCCTGTACACGCAGGACGGCCGCGGCACGGCGATGGCACTGCGCGCCTCCGACGGAGCGGAGCTCTGGCGAGCCCCGCTCGTCGACTGGGGGATGTCGCCCGTGGTCGTCGACGACCTCGGGGTGTGGTTCGGTTTCGACAACTACTCGTACCAGCTATTGGATCGGAGCACCGGCCGGGAACTGCGGCGTTACGACGTACCCGATCTGACCGCGCTCGGCGGCAATCCGATCGTGCGGGGCGCCGGAGCACTGTGGCTGCGCAGCAAGGCCGCCGACGACGAGCGGACCGTGGCCTACGACCAGCACACCGGCGTCGTCCTGCGGTCCTTTCCCGCCGACGCCACCCCCACGTTCGGTCCCGGCCGGGTCTATGTGACCTATCGCGGCACCGTGAAAGCGATCAGCACGACGACGTACACGACGGCCTGGAGTTACCGCAGCCCGCGCCAGGCGGCCACTGTCCGCCTCGTCGCCGGTGGCCATGTGTATGTCCAGGACGGTGACGGCCGCCTGGTGGTCTTGAACGAGCGCACCGGCGCCGTGGTCTGGTCCTACCGGCTGCGGGCCGAGCCGCATCCGCAGGAGAACGTGGTCGCGGAGGAGGACTGGGCGGGCTGGGTCAACCCCGGCATCGCGACCGCGCGCGGCCGGGTGTTCACGCCCGGGCAGAACGGCGTCCTGATCGCGTTCGGGAACTGA
- a CDS encoding DUF6644 family protein: MDDFFSWLERSNLGETVRTTPLLYSSLESVHILGIALLVGPALAFDLRLLGVGRQMLPVTAAARHLLPLARFGLALAVATGVVMFISGAVAVGNSGAAPWKLGLLIVAGINVAVFHWGTYRGVNAWDIDIPTPKRARMAATVSILVWCGVIAAGRLLAYT, encoded by the coding sequence GTGGACGACTTCTTCTCCTGGCTCGAACGGTCCAACCTGGGCGAAACCGTCCGCACAACGCCGCTGCTGTACTCCTCGCTCGAAAGCGTGCACATTCTCGGCATCGCGCTGCTCGTCGGCCCCGCCCTCGCCTTCGACCTGCGGCTACTCGGGGTCGGTCGGCAGATGTTGCCCGTCACGGCAGCCGCCCGGCACCTGCTGCCGCTGGCCCGCTTCGGTCTCGCGCTCGCGGTCGCAACCGGAGTGGTGATGTTCATCTCCGGTGCCGTCGCCGTCGGCAACAGTGGCGCGGCACCTTGGAAACTCGGCCTCCTGATCGTGGCGGGCATCAATGTCGCGGTCTTCCACTGGGGTACCTACCGCGGTGTGAACGCCTGGGACATCGACATCCCGACGCCGAAGAGAGCGAGGATGGCGGCCACCGTCTCGATCCTCGTATGGTGCGGAGTGATCGCCGCTGGCCGACTGCTCGCCTACACCTGA